From a region of the Acanthochromis polyacanthus isolate Apoly-LR-REF ecotype Palm Island chromosome 3, KAUST_Apoly_ChrSc, whole genome shotgun sequence genome:
- the yju2b gene encoding probable splicing factor YJU2B, with protein sequence MGERKGTNKYYPPDFDPAKHGSLNGYHKTHALRERARKLSQGILIIRFEMPYNIWCDGCKNHIGMGVRYNAEKKKVGNYYTTPIYRFRMKCHLCVNYIEMQTDPATCDYVIVSGARRKEERWDMAENEQILTTERTEKEKLETDAMYKLDHGGKDKEKLKKALPSLSEIQDYQSGWKDDFQLNSTLRRKFRTEKKVLAEQEEKDNAVRMRTNLSIPLLPEKEEDKKLAALLTYQTPDSYEDKKHSKRKEISSRSWFSSTAAPAGGAAGSLLHKLGLQGKEAAAAKALGPSHSPLIHRRTGIKAEQCSTVTRRKSQPDGEVPKTTETHEAPSTRGGQEEAETDGASFKEVRTTEEADKRRTDADGRSGGVTSLVADYSDSDSEPDDELHGTVSAF encoded by the exons ATG GGTGAAAGAAAAGGAACAAACAAATACTACCCTCCGGATTTTGATCCAGCCAAA CATGGATCCCTCAATGGCTATCATAAGACTCACGCCCTGCGGGAGAGGGCCAGGAAACTGTCCCAGGGCATCCTCATTATCAG gTTTGAAATGCCCTACAACATCTGGTGTGACGGCTGCAAAAACCACATCGGCATGG GGGTCCGTTACAACGCTGAGAAGAAGAAGGTGGGGAACTACTACACCACTCCAATCTACAG GTTCAGGATGAAGTGCCATCTGTGCGTCAACTACATAGAGATGCAGACAGACCCGGCCACTTGCGACTATGTTATAGTCAGTGGAGCCCGCAGAAAGGAGGAACGCTGGGACATGGCTGAGAATGAGCAGATCCTCACCACAG AGCGGACGGAGAAGGAGAAGCTGGAGACGGATGCCATGTACAAACTGGACCACGGAGGGAAAGACAAGGAGAAGCTTAAAAAGGCTCTGCCCTCTCTGTCAGAGATCCAGGACTACCAGTCCGGCTGGAAGGATGACTTCCAGCTCAACAGCACCCTCCGCAGGAAGTTCAGA ACGGAGAAGAAAGTTCTGGCCGAGCAGGAGGAGAAGGACAACGCAGTGAGGATGAGGACCAACCTGTCCATCCCACTGCTGCCAGAAAAGGAGGAGGACAAGAAGCTGGCAGCGCTGCTAACCTACCAGACGCCTGACT CCTACGAGGACAAGAAGCACAGCAAGCGCAAAGAGATCTCCTCTCGTTCATGGTTCAGCTCCACTGCAGCACCAGCAGGAGGCGCTGCAGGCAGCCTGCTCCATAAGCTCGGCCTGCAGGGGAAAGAGGCAGCAGCGGCCAAAGCCCTGGGCCCCTCACACAGCCCTCTGATCCACAGACGGACTGGAATCAAAGCCGAACAGTGCTCCACCGTCACACGCAGAAAATCACAGCCTGACGGGGAGGTTCCCAAGACCACGGAGACGCATGAAGCCCCGTCTACACGAGGAGGTCAGGAGGAAGCAGAGACAGATGGAGCGAGTTTCAAAGAGGTCAGAACCACAGAGGAGGCAGACAAACGGCGGACAGATGCTGACGGACGTTCAGGAGGAGTCACGTCTCTGGTAGCAGACTACAGCGACTCAGATTCAGAGCCGGACGATGAGCTGCACGGGACTGTGTCTGCTTTCTGA
- the gtf3aa gene encoding general transcription factor IIIAa, producing MEAKAERYKRFICSFGDCSAAYNKQWKLDAHLCKHTGVKPHSCGHDGCGKSFCTPYHLARHELSHSGVKPFQCDVEGCSEAFTTNANRTRHVSRVHAQEHKKYVCKFEGCGLEFRKNKQRKSHMCEQHTQLPPYKCTYEGCHMRFTFPSKLKRHAKVHRGYPCKEEACTFTGKTWTDYLRHRKEQHRLLLRCDRCTKVFRDSWLLQQHQRVHSDIRVVLKCPRDGCSRSFTTAFNLQSHINSFHEQQRPFACTHAGCGKTFALKKSLQRHGVVHDPQRKKLTKPRAKRSLSSRLSGYSETKRVVYKKRREPEAHRGSDQNNMETPGPVELVSLLQDTSLLCSPAVDTHGLINALTAPLQEHL from the coding sequence ATGGAGGCTAAAGCGGAGCGTTACAAGCGGTTCATCTGCTCGTTCGGCGACTGCTCTGCCGCCTACAACAAGCAGTGGAAGCTGGACGCCCACCTGTGCAAACACACCGGAGTGAAGCCGCACTCCTGCGGCCACGACGGCTGCGGGAAGTCCTTCTGCACCCCCTACCACCTGGCCAGGCACGAACTCAGCCACAGCGGCGTGAAGCCCTTCCAGTGCGACGTGGAGGGCTGCTCGGAGGCCTTCACCACCAACGCCAACCGGACCAGACACGTCAGCCGCGTCCACGCGCAGGAACACAAGAAGTACGTGTGTAAGTTTGAGGGCTGCGGGCTCGAGTTCAGGAAGAACAAGCAGCGCAAGTCCCACATGTGTGAGCAGCACACTCAGCTGCCACCCTACAAGTGCACTTATGAAGGCTGCCACATGCGATTCACCTTCCCAAGCAAGCTGAAGCGACACGCGAAGGTGCACAGAGGGTATCCCTGCAAGGAGGAGGCCTGCACCTTCACAGGGAAGACCTGGACGGACTACCTGAGGCACAGGAAGGAGCAGCACAGGCTCCTCCTGAGGTGTGATCGCTGCACCAAGGTGTTCAGGGACTCCTGGTtgctgcagcagcatcagcgCGTCCACTCTGACATAAGAGTGGTTCTGAAGTGCCCCAGGGACGGCTGCAGCAGGTCCTTCACCACCGCCTTCAACCTGCAGAGCCACATCAACTCCTTCCACGAGCAGCAGCGGCCCTTCGCCTGCACCCACGCTGGCTGTGGGAAGACCTTCGCCCTGAAGAAGAGTCTCCAGCGTCACGGCGTTGTCCACGACCCACAGAGGAAAAAGCTCACCAAGCCCAGAGCCAAGAGATCTCTTTCTTCCAGGTTGAGCGGCTACAGTGAGACAAAGCGGGTGGTCTACAAAAAGCGCCGGGAGCCTGAAGCACACAGAGGGTCTGATCAGAACAACATGGAGACGCCTGGTCCTGTGGAGCTGGTGTCCCTCCTGCAGGACACGTCTCTGCTGTGCAGTCCAGCTGTGGACACACATGGACTCATTAACGCCCTCACTGCGCCTTTACAAGAGCATTTATAA
- the LOC110970151 gene encoding artemin: protein MPTRETASAHTSPDEDRRSRHPAVEDSQTEASGVGPSISPIVPVRSRRSALDSQCGLRSILLQVRDLGLGYDSDETVLFKYCSGTCPHVRSNHDLTLANLMLSGVLSHPAPGQLWHNSPCCRPTHHEDMAFLDNSHRWHKVEKLSAAGCSCVG from the exons ATGCCG ACACGAGAAACAGCGTCTGCACACACGTCTCCAGATGAGGACCGGAGGAGCAGACATCCAGCCGTAGAAGACAGCCAAACAGAAGCTTCTGGAGTCGGGCCATCCATCAGCCCCATCGTCCCAGTCCGGTCGCGTCGCTCGGCTCTCGACTCCCAGTGCGGCCTGCGCTCCATCCTGCTGCAGGTTCGAGACCTGGGGCTGGGCTACGACTCGGATGAGACCGTCTTATTCAAGTACTGCAGCGGGACGTGTCCCCACGTTCGCTCCAACCACGACCTCACGCTCGCCAACCTGATGCTCAGTGGGGTGCTCTCCCACCCAGCCCCGGGGCAGCTGTGGCATAACTCCCCCTGCTGCAGGCCCACCCACCACGAGGACATGGCCTTCCTCGATAACTCGCACCGCTGGCACAAGGTGGAGAAGCTGTCGGCCGCGGGCTGCAGCTGTGTGGGCTAG
- the wdr83 gene encoding WD repeat domain-containing protein 83 — protein sequence MAFPQPRPQAPQLPQHLLRTIDCQQGAVRAVRFNCDGNYLLSCGSDKSLKLWSVSRGTLLKTYSGHGYEVLDADSSYDNSQICSCSSDKTVILWDVATGQVTRKLRGHAGKVNCVQFNEEATVILSGSIDGTVRCWDTRSRRYEPIQVLDEARDSISSLKVAQHELLTGSVDGRVRRYDLRMGQLHVDFISSPITCVCFSQDGQCTLSSSLDSTVRLLDKSTGEMLGEYTGHKMKGYKLDCCLSSKDTHVLSCSEDGHVYCWDLVEGSLSLKLPVGKAVVQSLSFHPSETCLLTAMEGRVQVWASEPEDTDEEAMAK from the exons ATGGCATTTCCTCAGCCCAGACCTCAGGCTCCTCAGCTTCCTCAGCATCTCCTCAGGACCATAGACTGCCAGCAAGGAGCTGTCAGGGCTGTTCGCTTCAACT GTGATGGAAACTACCTGCTGTCCTGTGGCAGTGACAAGTCTTTAAAGCTGTGGAGCGTGAGCCGAGGGACGTTGCTGAAGACGTACAGCGGCCATGGATACGAGGTTCTGGATGCCGACAG TTCCTATGACAACAGCCAGATCTGCTCCTGTAGCTCTGACAAGACGGTGATTCTTTGGGACGTAGCCACCGGCCAGGTCACACGCAAACTCAGAGGTCACGCTGGG AAAGTTAACTGTGTGCAGTTCAATGAAGAAGCAACCGTCATCCTGTCTG GATCCATAGATGGGACGGTGCGATGCTGGGACACCAGATCCAGAAGATACGAACCCATCCAGGTTCTGGACGAGGCTCGTGACAGCATCAGCAGCCTCAAGGTGGCACAACACGAGCTGCTCACCGG GTCGGTGGACGGCAGAGTGAGGCGCTACGACCTCAGAATGGGACAGCTGCATGTGGACTTCATCAGCA GTCCTATTACCTGTGTTTGCTTCAGTCAGGACGGTCAGTGCACCCTGAGCTCCAGTTTAGATTCAACAGTGAGACTTCTGGACAAGAGCACCGGGGAAATGCTGGGAGA GTATACAGGACACAAGATGAAGGGCTACAAGCTGGACTGCTGCCTGTCCAGTAAAGACACCCACGTCCTGAGCTGCTCAGAGGACGGCCACGTGTACTGCTGGGACCTCGTGGAG GGATCTTTGTCCTTGAAGCTGCCTGTGGGGAAAGCAGTGGTCCAGTCCTTGTCCTTCCATCCCTCAGAGACCTGCCTCCTCACAGCCATGGAGGGCCGAGTCCAGGTGTGGGCGTCAGAGCCCGAGGACACGGACGAGGAAGCCATGGCCAAATAG
- the wdr83os gene encoding protein Asterix — protein MSSNNMADPRRQNKILRYKPPSTETNPTLEDPTPDYMNLLGMIFSMCGLMLKLKWCAWIAVYCSFISFANSRSSEDTKQMMSSFMLSISAVVMSYLQNPQPMSPPW, from the exons ATGTCTTCTAACAATATGGCAGACCCGAGGAGGCAAAATAAGATTTTAAG GTACAAGCCCCCCAGCACAGAGACCAATCCAACACTGGAGGACCCCACTCCCGACTACATGAACCTGCTCGGCATGATCTTCAGCATGTGTGGGCTGATGCTCAAG ctGAAGTGGTGCGCCTGGATCGCGGTCTACTGCTCTTTCATCAGCTTTGCAAACTCCAGAAGCTCAGAGGACACCAAACAGATGATGAGCAGCTTCAT GTTGTCCATCTCAGCAGTTGTGATGTCATACCTCCAGAACCCACAGCCGATGTCGCCGCCATGGTAA